The Coraliomargarita parva genome contains a region encoding:
- the htpG gene encoding molecular chaperone HtpG — translation MSTKAPERHEFQAEVKQVLDIVVHSLYTDKEIFVRELISNASDATEKLRHTQLTEKEIFDAELELEIQVTTEEEAGTITIRDSGIGMTHDELIENLGTIAHSGSKAFLNALKESGERNENLIGQFGVGFYSVFMVADKVQVYSRSWRTEGDCLCWTSDGSGSYEIETVEGERRGTRIVIHLKDEYKDFAKKDRIESIIKNYSSFVQFPVKVDGDTLKTVEALWLKNKNDISEEEYKEFYKFQANAFDEPRFWLHFSADAPLAINTLLFAPTENMEGFGFGRMEPGVALYCRKILIDSDPKNLLPDWLRFVRGVVDSADLPLNISRESMQDSTLVQKLNKVITKRFLKMLEEKAKNDPEAYDSFWQSFGLFLKEGVTTDFAHRDHLLKLLRYESSYTEEGKTTSLADYLSRAPEGQKEIYYISGPNRKAIENGPYLEAFKARNIEVLYMYEAVDEFVMNHARNFEEKNFVSADSDDIDLDAIAPETETDKPEALDAVASEDLCKFIKEKLGDDVSEVTASERLVGSPAMIVNADKMMTAQMRRMMKAMQQKGGMMGAEPPVKLQINPRHPLVKNLASLHGSNSDLATLISQQLLDNARMAAGLLEDPTTMVQRNYEILEKLSQQ, via the coding sequence ATGAGCACGAAAGCACCTGAACGCCACGAGTTCCAAGCGGAGGTCAAGCAGGTCCTCGATATCGTTGTCCACTCGCTCTATACGGATAAAGAGATCTTTGTCCGCGAGCTGATCTCCAACGCATCCGACGCGACGGAGAAGCTGCGCCATACGCAGTTGACAGAGAAAGAGATCTTTGACGCCGAGCTTGAACTGGAAATCCAAGTCACGACGGAAGAAGAGGCCGGCACCATCACGATCCGCGATTCCGGAATCGGCATGACACACGACGAGCTGATCGAAAATCTCGGCACGATCGCCCATTCCGGGTCGAAGGCCTTCCTCAACGCCCTGAAGGAAAGCGGCGAGCGCAATGAAAACCTGATCGGCCAGTTCGGAGTCGGATTCTACTCCGTATTCATGGTCGCGGACAAGGTCCAGGTCTACTCCCGGAGCTGGCGAACCGAAGGAGACTGCCTCTGCTGGACCAGCGACGGTTCCGGCTCCTACGAGATCGAAACGGTCGAGGGCGAACGCCGCGGCACCCGTATCGTCATCCACCTGAAAGACGAGTACAAGGATTTCGCGAAAAAGGACCGGATCGAATCAATCATCAAGAACTACTCCAGCTTCGTTCAGTTCCCGGTCAAGGTTGATGGTGACACCCTGAAAACAGTGGAAGCCCTCTGGCTGAAGAACAAGAACGACATCAGCGAAGAGGAATACAAGGAATTCTACAAGTTCCAGGCCAATGCATTCGACGAGCCCCGTTTCTGGCTTCACTTCTCGGCCGATGCCCCACTGGCGATCAACACCCTGCTCTTTGCGCCGACAGAAAACATGGAAGGCTTCGGCTTCGGCCGGATGGAACCGGGCGTGGCACTCTACTGCCGCAAGATCCTGATCGACAGCGACCCCAAGAACCTGCTCCCGGATTGGCTTCGATTTGTCCGCGGCGTGGTCGACAGCGCCGACCTCCCGCTCAACATCTCCCGAGAATCCATGCAGGACAGCACGCTGGTGCAGAAACTGAACAAGGTGATCACCAAGCGCTTCCTCAAGATGTTGGAGGAAAAGGCCAAGAACGATCCGGAAGCCTACGACAGCTTCTGGCAGTCCTTCGGGCTCTTCCTCAAGGAAGGGGTCACCACGGATTTCGCCCACCGTGACCATCTGCTCAAACTGCTGCGCTATGAGTCCTCCTACACCGAGGAAGGCAAGACCACCAGTCTGGCCGACTACCTCTCGCGCGCCCCGGAAGGCCAGAAGGAGATCTACTACATTTCCGGGCCGAACCGGAAGGCGATCGAGAACGGCCCCTACCTCGAAGCCTTCAAGGCGCGCAATATCGAGGTACTCTACATGTACGAGGCGGTCGACGAGTTCGTCATGAACCACGCACGTAACTTCGAGGAGAAAAACTTCGTTTCCGCCGACAGCGACGACATCGACCTCGATGCCATCGCACCGGAAACCGAGACCGACAAGCCCGAGGCACTTGACGCCGTTGCCAGCGAAGACCTGTGCAAGTTCATCAAGGAGAAGCTCGGCGATGACGTTAGCGAGGTCACGGCCAGCGAGCGTCTCGTCGGCAGCCCGGCCATGATCGTCAATGCCGACAAGATGATGACGGCACAAATGCGCCGCATGATGAAAGCCATGCAGCAAAAAGGCGGCATGATGGGTGCGGAACCTCCGGTCAAGTTGCAGATCAACCCGCGCCATCCGCTGGTCAAGAACCTGGCTTCCCTGCACGGCAGTAACAGCGACCTGGC